A region from the Sphingomonas flavescens genome encodes:
- a CDS encoding efflux RND transporter permease subunit, with protein sequence MNFRNISSWCIRNPVAPIVLFVALMIAGLVTFSRMTITQNPDIEFPVVVVGVSQPGAAPAEMEKQVTQQIEAAVRGVNGVDEIDSSVNEGYSQTIVQLQIGTPVDRAVNDVRNAVAQARSNLPEGILEPTVQRFDTSGAPIMFMAVQSTGMSLEQLSWYIDNTVAKRLRGISGVAAVTREGGVNREIRVTLDPAALQAQGLTAAQVNQQLRQSNINAAGGRAEIAGSEQSVRVLGNAATAYDLSQTQISLPGGRFVKLADIANVSDAYSEQRSLAKLDGRQVISFNLQRAKGASDVSVYDDAMKELHKIEKEDPRVHFYEINNSVDYTKNQYKSAMEGLIEGAILAVFVVLLFLRDIRATAISALAIPMSAIPAFWFMDMLGINLNGLSLLAMSLVAGVLVDDAIVEIENIVRHMRMGKSAYQAALDAADEIGLAVLATTMSIIAVFLPVALMPGISGQFFKAFGFTVVMAVLMSLLVARMITPLIAAYFLRSHGEQPHASGKAMNQYLGVLDWSLDTSKAHDYAARHPGKWGKLKSLRYDHRMLMVIAGFVALIITGGLVATLPMTFQPPINVDTSTVQVNLPPGSTLEQTEAVIDRVANMVRQDPSVESAFERINVGNGTVELKLKGNRKVTSTQFERNFSPRFASIADARVNFQSQNGGGPGGAARDIMLFLGGDDPVKLEAAANKIAADMQKLPELRAPRTAGDLATPEIVIKPRFDLAADLGVTTAALSQAIRIATLGDIEQNSAKFSLSDRQVPIQVSLAESQRKDIATLENLPVPTSSGGSVPLKSVAEISFGAGPVSIQRTAQQRRIAVGADLAPGFVTGQAWKKIEALPSVKNLPDGVQRLNLGQTKWQGEMIRNFVIALLAGVLLVFAVLVLLYRRFLSPFVNMGSLWLCPLGAALALHIAGQPLSLPVFIGILMLFGIVAKNSILLVDFAVEMMNHGMPKDEAIREAGHKRAQPIVMTTVAMVAGMLPIALSLSGDASWRAPMGVTVIGGLIFSTLLTLLLVPAYFSIAISLESRIGRLFHRVIGEDAHQVSTPVAAE encoded by the coding sequence ATGAATTTCCGCAACATCTCCTCCTGGTGCATTCGCAACCCGGTTGCGCCGATCGTTTTGTTCGTTGCGTTGATGATCGCGGGGCTTGTCACCTTCAGCCGGATGACGATCACCCAGAACCCCGACATCGAATTCCCGGTCGTGGTCGTCGGCGTCAGCCAGCCCGGCGCCGCGCCCGCGGAAATGGAAAAGCAGGTCACGCAGCAGATCGAGGCCGCGGTCCGCGGTGTCAACGGCGTCGACGAGATCGATAGCTCGGTCAACGAAGGCTATAGCCAGACCATCGTCCAGCTGCAGATCGGCACGCCCGTCGACCGCGCCGTCAACGACGTTCGCAACGCGGTCGCTCAGGCGCGCAGCAACCTGCCCGAAGGCATCCTCGAGCCGACCGTGCAGCGCTTCGACACCTCGGGCGCGCCGATCATGTTCATGGCCGTCCAGTCGACGGGCATGAGCCTCGAGCAACTCAGCTGGTACATCGACAACACGGTCGCCAAGCGGCTGCGCGGCATCAGCGGCGTCGCGGCGGTCACCCGCGAAGGCGGCGTCAACCGCGAGATCCGCGTCACCCTCGACCCCGCCGCGCTTCAAGCGCAGGGCCTCACCGCCGCGCAGGTCAATCAGCAGCTTCGCCAGTCGAACATCAACGCCGCCGGCGGGCGCGCGGAGATCGCGGGCTCCGAACAGTCCGTTCGCGTCCTCGGCAATGCGGCCACCGCTTACGACCTGTCGCAGACGCAAATCTCGCTGCCGGGCGGCCGGTTCGTGAAGCTCGCCGACATCGCCAATGTCTCCGACGCTTATTCGGAGCAGCGCTCGCTCGCCAAGCTCGACGGGCGCCAGGTGATCAGCTTCAACCTGCAGCGCGCCAAGGGCGCGTCCGACGTGTCGGTTTACGACGATGCGATGAAGGAATTGCACAAGATCGAGAAGGAGGATCCGCGTGTCCACTTCTACGAGATCAACAATTCGGTCGATTACACGAAGAACCAGTACAAGTCGGCGATGGAGGGCCTCATCGAGGGCGCGATCCTCGCCGTCTTCGTGGTGCTGCTCTTCCTCCGCGACATCCGCGCCACGGCCATCTCGGCGCTGGCCATCCCGATGTCGGCGATCCCGGCCTTCTGGTTCATGGACATGCTGGGCATAAACCTGAACGGCCTGTCCCTGCTGGCCATGAGTTTGGTCGCGGGCGTCCTCGTCGACGACGCCATCGTGGAGATCGAGAACATCGTCCGCCACATGCGCATGGGCAAGTCGGCCTATCAGGCCGCGCTCGACGCGGCGGACGAGATCGGCCTTGCCGTGCTCGCAACGACCATGTCGATCATCGCGGTGTTCCTGCCGGTCGCCCTGATGCCCGGCATCTCGGGCCAGTTCTTCAAGGCGTTCGGTTTCACCGTCGTCATGGCGGTGCTGATGAGCCTGCTCGTCGCCCGCATGATTACGCCGCTGATCGCCGCCTACTTCCTGCGCTCGCACGGGGAACAGCCGCACGCCTCGGGCAAGGCGATGAACCAGTATCTTGGTGTGCTCGACTGGTCGCTCGATACCTCGAAGGCGCACGATTATGCCGCGCGGCACCCGGGTAAATGGGGTAAGCTCAAAAGCCTGCGTTACGACCACCGCATGCTGATGGTTATCGCCGGCTTCGTCGCGCTCATCATCACGGGCGGGCTCGTTGCCACCCTGCCGATGACCTTCCAGCCGCCGATCAACGTCGATACCTCGACGGTTCAGGTGAACCTGCCCCCCGGATCGACGCTCGAGCAGACCGAGGCGGTCATCGACCGCGTCGCCAACATGGTCCGTCAGGATCCGTCGGTCGAAAGCGCCTTCGAGCGGATCAACGTCGGCAACGGCACGGTCGAGCTCAAGCTCAAGGGAAACCGCAAAGTCACCAGCACCCAGTTCGAACGCAATTTCTCGCCCAGGTTCGCGTCGATCGCCGACGCCCGCGTCAACTTCCAGAGCCAGAACGGCGGCGGGCCGGGCGGCGCGGCGCGCGACATCATGCTGTTCCTGGGCGGCGACGATCCCGTGAAGCTGGAGGCGGCGGCCAACAAGATTGCCGCCGACATGCAGAAGCTGCCCGAGCTCCGCGCGCCGCGGACGGCGGGCGATCTCGCCACGCCGGAAATCGTGATCAAGCCGCGCTTCGATCTTGCCGCCGACCTCGGCGTCACCACCGCCGCGCTCAGTCAGGCGATCCGCATCGCGACGCTCGGCGACATCGAGCAGAACAGCGCCAAATTCTCGCTGTCCGACCGGCAGGTGCCCATCCAGGTCTCGCTCGCGGAATCGCAGCGCAAGGATATTGCCACGCTGGAGAATCTGCCCGTCCCGACATCGAGCGGCGGATCGGTGCCCTTGAAGTCCGTCGCCGAGATCAGCTTCGGCGCCGGCCCGGTCAGCATTCAGCGCACGGCGCAGCAGCGGCGGATCGCCGTCGGCGCGGATCTCGCGCCGGGCTTCGTCACGGGCCAGGCGTGGAAGAAGATCGAAGCCTTGCCGTCGGTCAAGAACCTGCCCGACGGCGTGCAGCGGCTGAACCTCGGGCAGACCAAGTGGCAAGGCGAGATGATCCGCAACTTCGTCATCGCGCTCTTGGCGGGCGTGCTGCTCGTGTTCGCCGTGCTGGTCCTGCTTTACCGGCGGTTCCTCTCGCCCTTCGTCAACATGGGATCGTTGTGGCTCTGCCCGCTCGGCGCCGCGCTGGCGCTGCACATCGCCGGACAGCCGCTGTCGCTTCCCGTGTTCATCGGCATCCTCATGCTGTTCGGCATCGTCGCCAAAAATTCGATCCTGCTGGTCGATTTCGCGGTCGAGATGATGAACCACGGCATGCCCAAGGACGAGGCGATCCGCGAAGCCGGCCACAAGCGCGCCCAGCCGATCGTCATGACCACCGTCGCGATGGTCGCGGGCATGCTCCCCATCGCGCTGTCACTCAGCGGCGATGCCAGCTGGCGCGCGCCGATGGGCGTCACCGTCATCGGCGGCCTGATCTTCTCGACCTTGCTGACGCTGCTGCTGGTGCCGGCCTACTTCTCGATCGCCATCTCGCTCGAAAGCCGCATCGGCCGCCTCTTTCACCGCGTCATCGGCGAAGACGCGCACCAGGTCAGCACTCCGGTGGCGGCAGAGTAG
- a CDS encoding translocation/assembly module TamB domain-containing protein, with amino-acid sequence MTESAVDSDSPPPPVRLRQDWGRRLLNELFALFIALLLVFAGLLILLDSAPGHRWIIDRIAGLETASGLKIRIGRIDGSIFGKSQLRNVTVSDGQGVFLVSPNIKLDWAPAAWLNNRLSIDSLTAERVALIRAPKLKPSTKKGPILPGFDIRIGELRIDRLDIGPQVGGKSRSGSLHGKADIRSGRALVELQALIRGGGDRIALRLDAEPDRNKFDVGARVIAPADGLVPALIGTKRSINLSVGGNGSWTRWRGAAALDMSGRPTARLALGVDQGRYRLQGTWAPAQFLTGKLQRLTVPRVAIRGDATLKGRQLDGRLTAATPELRAVAKGRLDLASNAYRGMQVGVDLLKPTALFPNMTGKSVRMVGTLDGPFATAVYSYRLTSDFVQFDDTGFTALRAEGRGKLSPWPMRVPLRLSARAITGIGDVAGAMLANPQIEGWLSVTPKLVQAPDLRLTSAKWNGKWSLLLDLVSGRFQVTLSGALQRYLIPGLGIVDVTTDLRVEPGPGGKGTHVVGTGKVWVRRLDNSFFRDLTGGLPSLTTNLERGADGIVHFTNLQLYSPKLRLSGAGERLKDGTFHIVASGRQAKYGPLKLVLDGHIERPKVDLLLARPNEAMGITNMRLLLDPMATGYNYRASGGSRLGPFTSDGQILLPQGAPTTIAIAALDAGGAHATGSLTSLPGGFRGRLALANGSLVGTLDFAPAGTAQRIDAHLTANGAMFQDAFSVRSGRADGTIILADNRTTVDGTIDGRGISFGAVTLARLTANAKLVNGVGQVRAAFAGRRGAAFAFSTLANIEPDRIQLTGNGRIERQPLVLNQPAVLTRSGDGWALAPTSVSFAGGNATVSGRSGSAPEVHAQLGGMPLQMLDLFWPNLDLSGSATGRVDYAWKSNRSGSLNLKIRGLSRAGLVLASKPIDVGIAAVMNGGQAGVRAVAASDGAVVGRAQAKFAPLGNGPLVAELMNAPLFAQLRYTGPADTLWRLTGSEILDMSGPVAIGAEVGGRLADPVIRGALRTSTGRLESQVTGMVIDHLATSARFSGPQLIFNQISGQTSGGGSLSGSGNVTFSGGKTLINLSFNANQALLLNRDDVAARVTGPLAIKSDANGGTISGDLKLNKGRFQLGRASAAAAVPQLNVRETGLDEEDVIEPAQLHPWKLDLKLAGSDLTVTGLGINSRWTTNLQIGGLADQPRFTGRADLVQGNYDFAGRNFRLDRGIIRFRGESPPDPQLDIHAQADVQGLSATVNVQGTGLRPEITFASTPPMPQDELLSRILFGTSITNLSAPEALQLASAVAALQSGSGSLDPINALRRAIGLDRLRIVPADVATGQKTAIAAGKYITRKLFVEVVTDGQGYSATQVEYQVTRWLSLLSTVSTIGRSSASVRVSKDY; translated from the coding sequence ATGACGGAATCCGCCGTCGATAGCGACAGCCCGCCGCCACCCGTCAGGTTGCGGCAGGACTGGGGCCGGCGGCTGCTTAACGAGCTGTTCGCGCTGTTCATCGCGCTACTGCTGGTTTTCGCCGGGCTACTCATTCTCCTCGACAGCGCGCCAGGCCATCGCTGGATCATCGACCGCATCGCGGGGCTGGAAACTGCATCCGGCCTGAAGATACGCATCGGCCGGATCGATGGCTCGATCTTCGGCAAGTCGCAGCTGCGCAACGTCACGGTATCGGACGGGCAGGGCGTCTTCCTCGTTTCGCCCAACATCAAACTCGACTGGGCACCCGCGGCGTGGCTCAACAACCGGCTGAGCATCGACAGCCTTACCGCCGAACGCGTCGCCCTGATCCGCGCCCCGAAACTCAAGCCCAGCACCAAAAAGGGTCCGATCCTCCCCGGCTTCGACATCCGCATCGGCGAACTGCGCATCGACCGGCTCGATATCGGCCCACAAGTCGGCGGCAAGTCGCGCAGCGGTTCGCTCCACGGCAAGGCCGACATTCGTTCGGGCCGCGCGCTGGTTGAGCTCCAGGCACTGATCCGCGGCGGCGGCGACCGCATCGCGCTGCGCCTCGACGCCGAGCCCGACCGCAACAAGTTCGACGTCGGCGCGCGGGTCATTGCGCCGGCCGACGGCCTCGTCCCCGCGCTGATTGGGACCAAGCGCTCCATCAACTTGTCAGTCGGCGGCAACGGCAGCTGGACGCGCTGGCGGGGCGCCGCGGCGCTTGACATGTCCGGCCGGCCCACCGCGCGTCTGGCGCTTGGCGTCGACCAGGGTCGCTACCGGTTGCAGGGCACCTGGGCGCCGGCGCAATTCCTGACCGGCAAGCTGCAGCGCCTGACCGTTCCTCGGGTCGCGATCCGCGGTGATGCGACGCTCAAGGGCCGACAGCTCGACGGTCGGCTCACCGCCGCGACGCCGGAGCTTCGTGCAGTCGCGAAGGGTCGGCTCGATCTCGCCAGCAATGCCTATCGGGGCATGCAGGTCGGCGTCGACCTGCTCAAACCAACGGCCCTGTTCCCCAACATGACCGGCAAGTCTGTGCGGATGGTCGGGACGCTTGACGGCCCGTTTGCGACTGCCGTTTATTCCTACCGCCTGACGTCGGACTTCGTGCAGTTCGACGACACGGGCTTTACCGCCCTTCGCGCCGAGGGCCGCGGCAAGCTGTCGCCCTGGCCGATGCGCGTTCCTCTGCGGCTGTCAGCGCGGGCGATCACCGGGATCGGCGATGTCGCCGGCGCCATGCTTGCCAATCCGCAGATCGAGGGCTGGCTCTCCGTCACGCCCAAGCTCGTTCAGGCGCCCGATCTTCGCCTGACCAGCGCAAAGTGGAACGGCAAGTGGTCGTTGCTGCTCGACCTCGTCAGCGGGCGCTTCCAGGTCACCTTGTCGGGCGCGCTGCAGCGTTACCTGATCCCGGGTCTCGGCATCGTCGACGTCACCACCGACCTTCGCGTCGAGCCGGGGCCGGGCGGGAAGGGGACGCACGTCGTCGGCACCGGCAAGGTGTGGGTCCGCCGCCTCGACAACAGCTTTTTCCGCGACCTGACCGGCGGGCTGCCCTCGCTGACGACCAACCTCGAGCGCGGCGCCGACGGCATCGTCCATTTCACCAACCTCCAGCTATACTCGCCGAAATTGCGCCTTTCCGGCGCGGGCGAGCGGCTCAAGGATGGCACCTTCCACATCGTCGCCAGCGGTCGCCAGGCCAAGTACGGCCCGCTCAAGCTCGTCCTCGACGGCCATATCGAGCGGCCGAAGGTCGACCTGCTCCTCGCACGCCCGAACGAGGCGATGGGCATCACCAACATGCGGCTGCTGCTCGATCCGATGGCGACCGGGTACAATTACCGCGCCAGCGGCGGCTCGCGGCTCGGCCCGTTCACGTCCGACGGACAGATCCTGCTCCCCCAGGGCGCGCCGACGACCATCGCCATCGCTGCTCTCGATGCCGGCGGCGCCCATGCAACGGGCAGCCTGACGTCGCTGCCGGGCGGCTTCCGCGGCCGCCTCGCACTCGCCAACGGCTCACTTGTCGGCACGCTCGATTTCGCGCCCGCCGGCACTGCCCAGCGGATCGACGCGCACCTGACCGCGAACGGTGCCATGTTCCAGGATGCTTTCTCGGTCCGCAGCGGCCGCGCCGACGGCACGATCATCCTCGCCGACAATCGCACCACGGTCGACGGCACCATCGACGGCCGCGGCATTTCCTTCGGCGCGGTTACGCTCGCCCGGCTCACCGCCAACGCCAAGCTGGTCAACGGCGTGGGCCAAGTCCGCGCGGCATTCGCCGGCCGCCGCGGCGCCGCCTTCGCTTTCTCGACACTCGCCAATATCGAGCCCGACCGTATCCAGCTGACCGGCAACGGCCGCATCGAGCGCCAGCCGCTGGTGCTCAACCAGCCCGCAGTCCTTACTCGTTCGGGCGACGGCTGGGCGCTCGCGCCGACCAGCGTCAGCTTCGCCGGCGGCAACGCAACGGTCTCGGGCCGCAGCGGCTCCGCGCCCGAAGTCCATGCCCAGCTTGGCGGCATGCCCCTCCAAATGCTCGACCTGTTCTGGCCCAACCTCGATTTATCGGGCTCGGCGACCGGGCGGGTCGACTATGCGTGGAAGAGCAACCGCAGCGGCAGCCTTAACCTCAAGATCCGCGGGCTCAGCCGCGCCGGCCTCGTGCTGGCGTCCAAGCCGATCGACGTTGGCATCGCCGCGGTCATGAACGGCGGGCAGGCGGGCGTCCGCGCCGTTGCCGCCAGCGACGGTGCCGTCGTGGGCCGCGCCCAGGCGAAATTTGCGCCGCTCGGCAACGGCCCGCTCGTCGCCGAATTGATGAACGCGCCGCTGTTCGCCCAGCTTCGGTACACCGGCCCAGCCGATACCCTGTGGCGGCTGACCGGAAGCGAGATCCTCGACATGTCCGGCCCAGTCGCGATCGGCGCGGAGGTCGGCGGCCGGCTTGCCGATCCGGTCATCCGCGGTGCGCTGCGGACGTCGACCGGCCGCCTTGAAAGCCAGGTCACCGGCATGGTCATCGACCATCTCGCAACCAGTGCGCGCTTCTCCGGCCCGCAGCTCATCTTCAACCAGATCAGCGGGCAGACCAGCGGCGGCGGCAGCCTCTCGGGCAGCGGCAACGTCACCTTCTCCGGCGGAAAGACGCTGATCAACCTCAGCTTCAACGCCAACCAGGCGCTGCTTCTCAATCGCGACGACGTTGCCGCCCGCGTCACCGGCCCGCTGGCGATCAAGTCCGATGCCAACGGCGGCACCATTTCCGGCGACCTGAAGCTCAACAAGGGGCGCTTCCAGCTTGGTCGCGCGAGTGCCGCCGCCGCGGTGCCGCAGCTCAACGTGCGTGAGACCGGGCTCGACGAAGAAGACGTCATCGAACCCGCACAGCTCCATCCTTGGAAGCTCGATCTCAAGCTCGCCGGAAGCGACCTGACGGTGACCGGCCTCGGCATCAACAGCCGCTGGACCACCAACCTCCAGATTGGCGGTCTTGCCGATCAGCCGCGCTTCACGGGTCGCGCCGATCTGGTCCAGGGCAATTACGATTTCGCGGGCCGCAACTTCCGCCTCGACCGCGGCATCATCCGCTTCCGCGGCGAGAGCCCGCCCGATCCCCAGCTCGACATCCATGCCCAGGCTGATGTGCAGGGTCTCAGTGCGACCGTGAACGTGCAGGGGACGGGTCTCCGCCCGGAAATCACTTTTGCCAGCACCCCGCCGATGCCGCAGGACGAACTGCTCTCGCGCATCCTGTTCGGCACCTCGATCACCAACCTGTCCGCGCCCGAAGCGCTCCAGCTCGCCTCCGCCGTCGCCGCGCTTCAGTCGGGAAGCGGCAGCCTTGACCCGATCAACGCGCTGCGCCGCGCGATCGGCCTCGACCGCTTGCGCATCGTCCCCGCCGACGTCGCGACCGGCCAGAAAACCGCCATCGCCGCCGGCAAATACATCACCCGCAAATTGTTCGTGGAGGTCGTCACCGACGGTCAGGGCTATTCCGCGACCCAGGTCGAATATCAGGTCACCCGCTGGCTTTCGCTTCTCTCGACTGTCTCGACCATCGGCCGCTCCAGCGCGAGCGTGCGCGTCAGCAAGGATTATTGA
- a CDS encoding autotransporter assembly complex protein TamA: MAQISPAALPPPPDPTELDPNAPLAPLPDLGVAWPDLNAPDAPQPPATTPAIAPKQAERAPADASGNIRYSIAVEGLAPIGDAEDLLAAFRKASTLEAERKRPANAAQIGRRASADADLLEELLRSQGYYDANVEPRTENAGDQLRVVLTANPGQQYTFASVELPGLDAAGPDAAKLRDVFAVKEGDPVIATDVIAAGTALTQALGELGFASAKVGEQDVEVNHQTHLATLTLPVNPGPAARFGAIHVIGKPPFGVRHLQTIARFKRGERFERSKVDDLRRALIQTTLVATADVQLVPVDGGRTVDINVRLEPAPSHTIAGELGYGTAQGARVEGSWTDRNFLNPEGALTLRGIAGTNEQLAGVQFRRSNFMRRDQTLNLQLSASHQKFDAYDARTVLLGANIERQSNFIWQKKWTYSYGLEWLATDERGVFNSAGQKDTRTFLIAAAPLTLGYDGSDNLLDPTRGFRLSGRLSPEISYRGRAFTYARAQIDASTYRPVSDNVVVAGRVRVGTIIGSGAFDIAPSRRFYSGGGGSVRGYGYQQLGPKDQDGDPIGGRGLAEFGLEARVRLKQLGGNLGVVPFIDGGSLSTEALPDFKNWRIAAGIGVRYYSSFGPIRVDFGVPLNRQKGDGPFAVTVSLGQAF; this comes from the coding sequence GTGGCGCAAATCTCGCCGGCAGCGCTGCCGCCTCCGCCAGATCCCACCGAGCTGGATCCGAATGCGCCGCTCGCGCCCTTGCCAGATCTCGGCGTCGCCTGGCCCGACCTCAATGCGCCCGATGCGCCGCAGCCGCCGGCCACAACTCCTGCTATCGCGCCCAAACAGGCCGAGCGAGCACCCGCGGATGCCAGCGGGAACATCCGTTATTCGATCGCCGTGGAAGGCCTCGCGCCCATTGGTGATGCCGAGGATTTGCTGGCAGCCTTTCGTAAGGCCTCGACCCTGGAGGCCGAGCGCAAGCGCCCGGCTAACGCGGCGCAGATCGGACGGCGCGCCAGTGCGGATGCCGATTTGCTCGAAGAGCTGCTTCGCTCCCAAGGCTATTACGACGCCAACGTGGAGCCCAGGACCGAGAATGCCGGCGATCAGCTGCGCGTCGTTCTGACGGCCAACCCCGGTCAGCAATACACATTCGCTTCGGTCGAGCTGCCGGGCCTCGATGCCGCCGGACCCGACGCGGCGAAATTGCGGGACGTGTTCGCTGTGAAGGAGGGCGACCCCGTGATCGCCACCGACGTAATCGCCGCGGGCACTGCGCTCACGCAGGCGCTGGGCGAGCTCGGTTTCGCCAGCGCCAAAGTTGGCGAACAGGACGTCGAGGTGAACCACCAGACTCATCTGGCGACATTAACCCTGCCGGTTAATCCGGGGCCCGCGGCGCGCTTCGGGGCAATCCATGTTATCGGCAAACCGCCTTTCGGTGTTCGGCACCTGCAAACCATCGCCCGCTTTAAACGCGGCGAGCGCTTCGAGCGCTCCAAGGTCGACGATCTGCGCCGCGCGCTGATCCAGACCACCTTGGTGGCCACCGCGGACGTCCAGCTCGTTCCCGTGGACGGGGGTCGAACGGTCGATATCAACGTTCGCCTGGAGCCCGCGCCGTCACATACGATCGCTGGCGAACTCGGTTACGGCACTGCCCAGGGCGCGCGGGTCGAGGGCAGCTGGACGGACCGCAATTTCCTCAACCCCGAGGGGGCGCTAACGCTGCGCGGCATCGCTGGCACCAACGAACAGCTGGCGGGTGTCCAGTTCCGCCGCTCGAACTTCATGCGCCGGGACCAGACACTCAACCTGCAGCTCTCGGCGTCGCATCAGAAATTCGACGCCTACGACGCGCGAACGGTGCTGCTCGGTGCCAACATCGAGCGGCAGAGCAACTTCATCTGGCAGAAGAAATGGACCTACTCTTACGGGTTGGAATGGTTGGCAACCGATGAGCGTGGTGTGTTCAACAGCGCGGGCCAGAAGGACACGCGCACTTTCTTGATCGCCGCGGCCCCGCTTACACTCGGCTATGACGGCAGCGACAATCTTCTCGATCCGACACGAGGCTTCCGCCTTAGCGGTCGCCTCTCGCCAGAAATCTCCTATCGCGGGCGCGCCTTCACCTATGCCCGGGCGCAGATCGACGCGAGCACCTACCGGCCGGTGTCCGACAATGTGGTTGTCGCAGGGCGCGTCCGGGTTGGTACGATCATCGGTTCGGGCGCGTTCGACATCGCCCCGTCGCGGCGCTTCTATTCGGGGGGCGGCGGGTCGGTGCGCGGCTACGGCTACCAGCAACTGGGGCCCAAGGATCAGGACGGCGATCCAATCGGGGGGCGCGGCTTGGCCGAGTTCGGGCTGGAAGCGCGTGTCCGCCTCAAGCAGTTGGGCGGCAACCTCGGCGTCGTGCCATTCATCGACGGCGGCTCGCTAAGCACGGAGGCACTCCCGGACTTCAAGAACTGGCGTATCGCCGCCGGAATCGGCGTCCGCTATTACTCCAGCTTCGGCCCCATCCGCGTCGACTTCGGCGTACCGCTGAACCGGCAGAAGGGCGACGGTCCGTTCGCCGTTACCGTGTCGCTCGGCCAGGCGTTCTGA
- a CDS encoding S24 family peptidase yields the protein MNDPRKVLERLCAEHGDDFAGLSRMLGRNAAYIQQYVRRGTPKRLREEERRKLAQHFGIAEALLGGPVDDAAAAGDLVTVTRHPVAVSAGPGAIPASELGRPYFAFDERWLKALTASGPSRLSIVRVEGDSMAPTLNAGDDILVDLGDGADRLRDGIYVLRIDDALVVKRIALNPVGRSITVQSDNPAYPDWPDCTLGDISPIGRVIWSGRRIV from the coding sequence ATGAACGACCCCCGCAAGGTTCTCGAGCGATTGTGCGCGGAGCACGGCGATGATTTCGCCGGGCTGTCGCGCATGCTCGGGCGCAATGCGGCGTACATCCAGCAATATGTCCGGCGCGGCACGCCCAAGCGCCTTCGGGAGGAAGAGCGACGCAAGCTGGCTCAGCATTTCGGGATTGCCGAGGCATTGCTCGGTGGCCCGGTCGACGACGCTGCCGCCGCCGGGGACCTCGTCACGGTTACTCGTCATCCCGTCGCCGTCTCGGCCGGCCCGGGTGCCATTCCGGCGAGCGAACTGGGACGCCCGTACTTCGCGTTCGACGAGCGGTGGCTAAAGGCGCTGACGGCCAGCGGGCCGTCACGGCTGTCCATTGTCCGCGTCGAAGGCGATTCCATGGCGCCGACTCTCAATGCCGGCGACGATATCCTCGTGGATCTCGGCGATGGCGCGGATCGCCTGCGCGACGGAATCTATGTGCTGCGCATCGACGACGCGCTGGTCGTGAAGCGGATCGCGCTCAATCCGGTTGGACGGAGCATTACCGTGCAATCCGATAATCCGGCTTATCCGGACTGGCCCGACTGTACGTTAGGAGACATCAGCCCGATCGGGCGAGTGATCTGGTCGGGCAGGAGGATCGTCTAG
- a CDS encoding type 1 glutamine amidotransferase domain-containing protein: MPSVANARILIVATDGFEESELFGPREILQGRGARVTLASLKRDPIQATVHDDPGKTIRPDLLIEEAHADEFDALLLPGGVRNPDQLRTHAEVIDLIKSFDQQGKPIAAICHGPWLLVEADLVRGKTATSWPSIRTDLRNAGANVVDQEAVTDGNIVTSRNPDDVPAFTEALIALVEQAPEAEPRTQSAELTA, from the coding sequence ATGCCGTCTGTCGCCAATGCCCGTATCCTAATCGTCGCCACCGACGGGTTCGAAGAAAGCGAGCTGTTCGGCCCGCGCGAGATCCTCCAAGGGCGCGGCGCCAGGGTCACCCTGGCGTCTTTGAAGCGGGACCCCATTCAGGCGACCGTTCACGACGACCCCGGCAAGACGATCCGCCCCGACCTGCTGATCGAAGAAGCGCATGCCGACGAATTCGACGCGCTTCTCCTTCCGGGCGGCGTCCGCAATCCCGATCAGCTCCGCACGCATGCCGAGGTGATCGACCTTATCAAATCGTTCGACCAGCAGGGCAAACCGATCGCCGCCATCTGTCATGGGCCGTGGCTATTGGTCGAAGCGGATCTCGTCCGCGGCAAGACGGCGACGAGTTGGCCTTCCATTCGCACCGACCTGCGCAATGCCGGCGCCAACGTCGTCGACCAGGAAGCGGTCACGGATGGCAACATCGTCACCAGCCGCAATCCTGACGACGTTCCGGCATTCACCGAGGCGCTGATTGCGCTCGTCGAGCAGGCGCCCGAGGCCGAGCCAAGGACTCAAAGTGCGGAATTGACCGCCTAA